From the Sphingomonas brevis genome, the window GCCGCGCCGTCGCGGCCGCCAGGAACAGCGGCGATGCCCGAGCCGAAGCGGTGCTTCGGGTCAATCTCAATCGCGTGCGGATCCTCCCTTCCAGCGGTCGTTATGTGCTGGTCAACATCGCGGCGCAGCGCCTCTACATGTACGAGGATGGGCGCCCGGCGGACTCGATGAAGGTCGTCGTCGGTCAGGGCCGCGATGACCGCAAGACGCCGATGATGGCCGGGGCGCTGACCTATGCATCGCTCAATCCATACTGGAACGTCCCGCCCGACCTGGTCGGCGACGATGTCGGCATCTACGTCCAGAAATACGGCCTCGGCTACCTCAAGTCGCGTGGTTACCAGGTGCTGTCAGATTGGGGAGAAAATCCGGCCGTCATCGATCCCGCGACTGTTGACTGGCAGGCCGTCAATGACGGCAAGGTGCGAGTCCGCGTCCGCCAGCTGCCCGGCCCCCGCAATGTGCTGGGCAAAATCAAATATACCTTCCCCAACCCCTATGGGGTTTACCTGCACGACACGTCGCAGCCGCAATTGCTGACGCATGAGGTGCGGCTGTTCAGTGGCGGCTGCATCAGGCTGGAAGATGCAGCGCGGCTGGGGCGGTGGCTGTTCGGAAGGTCGCTCAAGGCCGCATCCGAGGAGCCTGACATCAAGGTGCCGCTCGACAAGCCCGTCCCGATCTATGTCGCTTACTTGACCGCCGTGCCCGACGGGACTTCGATTACTTATCTCGAAGACGTTTATGGCTGGGATGCGAAGCGCCTGACCGAAAGTGGCGCGGGCAGCAGCCTCGTCGCTGCCAACTAATAACGGCGGAAATTGATTCCCCAGGTATAGTCGCTGCCGAGCTCGCTCTGGATAGGAACACCGGAATTGGTGGTTGCTGGACGGAAGCGCAGCCGCTTTGTCAGCAACCGGCATGTGGTCGCATCAAGCAGCGGGCTGCCGCTCGATGCCGTGATGCGGCAATTGGCGATGCGGCCGCTGGTCAAGACGGTAAAGCGCACGCTGACCCGTCCCTGCAGCCTGTCGTGCAATGCGGTGCGCGGATAGTCGCTGTTCTGGAGGCCGCCAGAGATCCATTGTGCCGGCGATCCGCCACCTCCCGTACCGCCGCCCCCGCTGCCCACTCCAGACCCTCCGGCTCCGGGTCCTATGCCGGCGTTCGCAGCGCCGGCGGTCGATTCCGCGCCGGTTCCGGCGACTGGCGCTGCCGCGACCGGGGATTTCGCCGGAACGACCTGCTTCGGCTTGGGGACGACGACTTCGGTCGGCTCGGCTTTCCTGCCGGATGCGCCTTCCTCTTCCTTGGCCTTTCCAGGCTGCTCGTCTGGCGGCGGCTGGGGCTCCGGGATTTCGTTGATGTCGATCAGGGCGGTCGGCTGGTCTTCGCCAAGCCGCAACGGCGATCCGGCCGGGATCAGCAGCACGGCCCCGATAATCAGCGCGTAGATCGCGACAACCGCGACGACGGCTTTCGTGCGATCGGCTCCCGATGGAGTAGCGCGATAGGGCATTGCAGCGGCTGAAACGCGCTAACCCGCCCATGGATGCGCCTATTCGGCGGGCGTCGGCACCGGGCTCTCGTCGAGCCAGCGCTCGAGCCATTTGATGGTGTAATCGCCGGTCTTGAAAGCGTCGGTGGCGATGATCCGCTGGTGCAGCGGAACCGTGGTCTTCATCCCTTCAACCACGAACTCCTCAAGAGCGCGCTTCAATCGGCGGATGCAGCTTTCGCGATCGATGCCATAGACGATCAACTTGCCGATCATGCTGTCGTAATAGGGCGGCACCTTATAGCCGGCGTAGAGCCCGCTATCGACGCGGACGTGCATGCCGCCTGGCGCGACGTAGTTTTTCACCAGGCCCGGCGATGGGGCAAAAGTCTGCGGGTCCTCGGCGTTGATCCGGCACTCGATCGCATGGCCGTGAAGCTGGACCTGGCTTTGCGTCACCGACAGCCCGTCGCCCTGGGCGACCCGGATCTGCTCGGCGACCAGGTCGATGTCGCTGATCAGCTCGGTCACCGGATGCTCGACCTGCAGCCGGGTGTTCATCTCGATGAAGTAGAATTTGCCGTCCTCGTAGAGGAACTCGATCGTACCGGCGCCGCGATAACCCATCTCGGCCATGGCCTGGGCGACCAGAGCCCCCATTTCCGCGCGCTGGTCAGCGGAGATTACAGGAGAGGGCGCCTCCTCGATGACTTTCTGGTGGCGGCGCTGGATCGAGCAATCGCGCTCGCCGAGATGGATCGCCTTGCCGTTGCCATCGCCGAACACCTGGAACTCGATGTGACGCGGGTCGCCGAGGTATTTTTCCATGTAGACGGTCGGGTCGCCGAACGCCGCATTGGCTTCTGACGACGCCTGGCCCATCAGGCTTTCAAGCTGGTCTTCCGATGGGACGACCTTCATGCCGCGGCCACCGCCGCCGGACGCGGCCTTGACCAGCACCGGATAGCCGATCTCGCGGGCGATTAGCTTGGCTTCGTCGACACTGTGCAGCGGGCCGGGTGAACCGGGGACCAGCGGCAGGCCGAGCTTCGCGGCGGTGTTCTTCGCCTCGATCTTGTCGCCCATGATTCTGATATGCTCCGGCTTCGGGCCGACCCAGATCAGATTGTGGCTCTCGACGATTTCGGCAAACTGGGCGTTCTCGCTCAGGAAGCCGTAGCCGGGATGGACCGCATCGGCGTGGGTAATCTCCGCCGCCGAGATGATGTTGGCGACATTGAGATAGCTGTCCTTGGCCGGCGGCGGGCCGATACAGACTGCTTCATCGGCAAGGCGGACGTGCATCGCGTCTGCGTCGGCGGTCGAATGGACCGCGACCGTCTTTATGCCCAACTCGTGGCAGGCACGGTGAATGCGCAACGCAATCTCGCCGCGGTTGGCGATCAAGAGCTTCTGGATCGTCATCCGGTCTTACTCGATGACGACGAGCGGCTGGTCGAACTCGACCGGCTGGGAGTCGCTAATCAGGATCTGCGAGATCTTGCCGCCCTTTGGAGCGGTAATCGGGTTCATCACCTTCATCGCTTCAATGATCAGCAGCGTGTCGCCCTGCTTGACTGGCGATCCGACCGCGATGAACGGCTTTGCGCCCGGTTCCGGCGACAGATAGGCGGTTCCGACCATCGGCGATTTTACGGCATCGACCGGAGCGGCAGGTGCCGCCTCCGCTACCGGTGCGGCAGCCGGCGCCTGGGTGGCTGCGGCAGGCATGGAATTATAGGATGGGCCGGAGGCAAGCACTTCGCGAATGGCCTGGCGAACGACCTTGATCCGGCGGCCCCCGTCCTCGACCTCTATTTCGGTCAGTTCGTTGGCGGACAGCAACTCGGCGAGCTCTTTTACCAGCGCGGTATCGACGCGCATCGCCTGCTGTTCCTTGGGATCGACCATTTCACAAACCCTTTGAAATCCGTAGCGGCGCTCCCTGTCAGAGCCGGGCCGCCGCGTCCAGTGCCAGTGCGTATCCAGTCACGCCTTTGCCCTTGATGACCTGGTTCGCGGCAAGCGCGACGAGATCGGTATGGCGGAAGGATTCGCGCGTTTCCGGGTCGCTCAAATGAACTTCGATCACAGGAGTCGAAATCGCCTTTACCGCGTCGTGAAGGGCCACCGAGGTGTGGCTGTAGCCGCCCGGGTTGATGATCACCGCCCTGGCGCCAACCGCCTGGGCTTCGTGCAGCCAGTCGATCAAATGGCCCTCATGATTCGATTGTCGGATTTCGACACTCACGCCAAGCGCCCCGGCCTGCTCGCTCAACCTTTCGGCAATCTCGTCGAGCGTGTCCGATCCGTAGATTTCCGGTTCGCGGCTTCCGAGGAGATTGAGGTTCGGCCCGTTGAGGACGAAGATCAGCGGTGGCGTCGCCATGGCCAGCCCCTATATGGGCGCCAGGTTCATCCGTGAAGCGAAAGCGTGACAATGTCCCTCGACGGCACCGCAGGCGTTATGATCAATGGCGAGCACCGCCGGGTGCCGGCCGGGACCAATCTGGCACAACTCATCGCCGAAGTTGGTCTCGATCCGCTCAGGGTCGCGGTCGAACGCAACCTGGAAATCGTCCCGCGGTCGACGTTCGGCGAGGTGATGGTCGAGGACGGTGACGCCTACGAGATCGTCCATTTTGTCGGCGGCGGCTGAGCCCGCTCAGGCCATTCGCCGGACTTCGCCGATTGGTATCGGGATTTTCGCGCCATAGCTGCGCGCGATGCTCTCGACCAAGTCGAAGGTCAGGTTGATCGCCCCCTCGGCATTGTCCAGCGCTTCGGGCGGGACATCGTCACCTTCATCCATTTCGCCATCGGTCAGCTCGGCAAGATGGACCCATGCGTCGACGTGAATTTGATAGGCCTGCCAGAAATCGTCAGGGGCGCGGCCGCGCGGGATTGAGGCGAGCAGGTCGGCGACGTCCTGCGGACTGAGCTGTTCGGTGTCGAGATTGTCGGCGTTGAGGATGCGCTCAATCTCCGATCGGGCGACGTCGGCGCGGACGACGATGTCGGAATCGGCCGGCGAAGCATGGGCCGCGGACGCCAAAGGGGTCAGCAAAAGCAGGACAAGGCTTACGCTGGCTCGCATCGGGACTATATCGCTCCTCTCGAGTCCTGCGGCAGGTGTAGAATCGTGAATGTAGAATACCAAGTTTCGAAAGATATTGCTGATTCTACCGACAGTTGGACCGTTGCCGGCCGCAGCTTCACGTCGCGGCTGATCGTCGGCACCGGCAAGTATAAGGATTTCGAGCAGAACGCCGCGGCGGTCGAGGCATCGGGCGCGGAAATTGTCACGGTCGCGGTGCGGCGGGTCAACATCAGCGATCCCAAGCAGCCGATGCTGATGGATTTCATCGATCCCAAGAAGATCACTTACCTTCCCAACACGGCCGGCTGTTTCACCGCCGAGGAGGCGATCCGCACGCTCAGGCTGGCGCGCGAGGCGGGCGGCTGGGACCTGGTCAAGCTGGAAGTGCTGGGTGAAGCCAAGACGCTTTACCCCGACATGCGGGAAACGCTTCGTGCCACGGAGGTGTTGGCCAAGGAGGGTTTCCAGCCGATGGTCTATTGTGTTGATGACCCGATCGCGGCCAGGCAGCTGGAAGAGGCGGGTGCGGTGGCGATCATGCCCTTGGGCGCGCCGATCGGTTCAGGGCTCGGCATCCAGAATCTCGTCACCATCAGGTTGATCGTCGAAGGCGCCAAGGTGCCGGTGCTGGTCGATGCCGGGGTTGGCACCGCCAGCGATGCGGCGGTGGCGATGGAGCTGGGTTGCGACGGAGTGCTGATGAATACCGCCATCGCCGAGGCCAAGGACCCGATCATGATGGCACGGGCGATGAAGCTCGCGGTCGAAAGCGGCCGGTTGGCTTACCTCTCGGGCCGCATGGCCAAGCGGCGCTATGCCGACCCTAGCAGCCCGCTTGCGGGGCTGATCTAGACGACGATTCCTCCGCTCGCCGGGCTTATTTGATCGCGGTGACTATCCGCGCCGACATTGGCGCGTCGAACCCGTCCGGTCCTTCATATTGACGCAGCGCCGCTTCGGCGGCGTCGGTGGCTTCGCCGAGGCGGCCCGGATCGATCTGCTCGATATCGGAACGCACCGGAGTGCCCTGGACCAGCGCGATCGCGGCGTCGCGGGCGGAGTCCGCGTGGCTGTTCAACTCGACCGTTTCCAGTTCGATGTCGGTAAAGCCGGCGTCGAGCAGGTCCTGCTCAATCTGGCCGACGTCATGGTAGCGGAACGGCACCCGCTCGTAGAAGCGCAGTTCCTCGCCCGGGAACAGGTCGGCGACCGCTCGCCCGGCCGTCCGCGTCGCCAGGTTACGCTCGATCTTGTCCCAGATGACGAGCAGGTAACGGCCGCCGTCGCGGAGCACGCGATATGCTTCGGAATTGGCCCCTACCTTGTCCGGAAAGAACATGACCCCAAACTGGCAGACAACCAGATCGAAGCTGGCGTCGTCGAAGGGCAGTGCCTGGGCATCTGCGACGCTAAAGCGGACGTTTGGGCCGCTGACTCGCAGGGCGGCCTGCTCAAGCATCGGTCCGTTGAGATCGGTCGCGACAATTTCGGCGGTGGGAACGGCGCGGTGAAGCTGTTCGGTGACCACACCGGTGCCCGCGGCCGTTTCAAGGATTCGGCGCGGTGCCAATTCGCTGGCCCGCTCGCCAACCAGGCGCGCATAGGGCGCAAATACCAGCGGCACCATGTAAAGATCGTAGATCGCCGGGATCGACCCGGCGAAGACGGTGTCAGTGGCCGTCATTGGAACGCCTCCGCTCCGATAGGAATTGGAACCGTGGCTTATGGCAAATTTTGCAAAGCTTCGCGAGGAGATGGTCCAGCGCCAGATTGCTGCGCGAGGGCTCGACGATCCAAAGCTCCTCGCGGCCTTCCGCGCCGTCCCCAGGGAGCAATTCGTCGGCGCGGAGTACGCCGCCTACGCCTATCAGGATTCGCCGCTGCCGATCGAAAGCGGTCAAACGATCAGCCAGCCATATATCGTCGCGCTGACGATAGACGCGGCCGAGATAAAAGCAGGAGACAAGGTGCTCGAGGTCGGCGCTGGATCAGGCTACGCCGCCGCGGTGATCGGCCGGATTGCTGGCGAAGTGATCGCCATTGAACGACACGATCAATTGGTGGGGATCGCCCGTCAACGGATGGAGCGGCTCGGCTACGCCAATGTCCGCGTCGTCGAAGGCGATGGCACGCTTGGTTGGCCGGAAGAAGCGCCGTTCGACGTGATCGTCGCCGCGGCCAGCGGAAGCCATGTTCCGCAAAGCTGGATCGACCAGCTGAAGCCCGGCGGCCGAATTGTCATGCCAATCGGCGAGCCGCAGTCCCTCCAGTATCTGGTCAAGGTCACCAAGCAACCCAACGGATCTCTCAAGCGCGAAGAATTGTGCCCGGTCCGTTTCGTGCCGCTGATCGGTGCCGAAGGGTTTCCGGGTTAGATTCAGCGCGCGTGAATTGCCGAGATCGTCGTCTGATTGGTGATCACTTCGACGTCGGTCACGCAGTGCAATAGCCGGATGCCCCCGCGCTCCATCGATCGGGCGAGTGCGGGCGCAAAGCCTTCCGTCGTATCGATCCGTTCGCCCCAGCCGCCATAGGCCTCGGCCAGTTTGACGAAGTCCGGATTGGCGAGCTTGGTCGCGCTGATCCGCTTGGGATAGTCGCGCTCCTGGTGCATACGAATGGTGCCATAGGCGCCATTGTCGACCAGGATGACCAGCAGGTCGGCGCCATATTGGGCCGCCGTCGCCAGTTCCTGTCCATTCATCAGGAAATCGCCATCCCCGGCGACGCACACGACCGGCCGGTCCTTGAAGCGCAGCGCGGCCGCAACCGAGGCAGGCAGGCCATAGCCCATCGTCCCGCTGGTTGGCGCCAGCTGGGTCGGCATTACGCCATAATGCCAGTAGCGGTGCCACCAGCCCGAGAAATTGCCGGCGCCGTTGCAGATGATCGTATTGTCGGGGAGCGCATCACGCATCGCCTTGACGCAAGGACCGAGGTCGAGCGCCACTTCTTCACGTGGGGAGGGCTCGGACCATTCGAGCCATTCCTTGTGCGCTTCTTCGCCATCCTTGAACCGGACCAGCTCTGGGTCGGCCCAGTCGGCCGCCATTTCGGCGAACTCGCCCATGTCGGCGCAGATCGGCAGGTCCGCCTTGAATACCCGGCCAAGCTCATTGGGATCGGGATGGACATGGATCAGCAGCTGGTCGGGATGGTCGGGCGTTACCAGCTTGTAGCCGTCGGTGGTCGACTCGCCGAGCCGGGCGCCGACCACAAGCAGCAAATCGGCTTCGCGGATGCGTTGTTGCAGCTTGGGGTTGGGTCCGTAGCCAAGCTGGCCGGCATAGACCGCGCAGTCGTTGTCGATCGCGTCCTGGCGGCGGAAGGCGGCGGCGGTCGGGATTCCGTAGCGATAGGCGAAAGTCGCGAAATGATGGGCCGCGTCGCGATCCCATCCGGCACCGCCGATGATCGCTACTGGATTGGTCGCGTCCTTCAATAGCCCGAACATGGCTTCCATCGCCCCGGCGCAGGGCGGCTGGGCGATCGGCGCGATCTTCGGCCGATCGATCGCTTCGACCTCGTCGCGCAGCATATCCTCGGGGATCGCCAGCACGACTGGACCAGGGCGACCGGCGGTGGCGACGCGAAAAGCGCGGGCGACATATTCTGGAATGCGGCGGGCGTCGTCGATCCGCGCCGCCCATTTGCAGATCGGGCCGAAGAAAGCGGCCATATCGATTTCCTGGAATCCTTCGCGATCGCGGTCGGCACGGTCGAGATCGCCGACGAACAAGATCATT encodes:
- the accB gene encoding acetyl-CoA carboxylase biotin carboxyl carrier protein, translating into MVDPKEQQAMRVDTALVKELAELLSANELTEIEVEDGGRRIKVVRQAIREVLASGPSYNSMPAAATQAPAAAPVAEAAPAAPVDAVKSPMVGTAYLSPEPGAKPFIAVGSPVKQGDTLLIIEAMKVMNPITAPKGGKISQILISDSQPVEFDQPLVVIE
- a CDS encoding L,D-transpeptidase family protein; amino-acid sequence: MLAVASLLALAPVQPALASRAALAAEKIDPASGPQWVTSDQRAASHFLALLQTSDLDGLDPARFKLKPMLKALRSASEGKLKAVDRANALFDRALVDYVTALRSTPSKEWAIVDRGAVPAAPSASALLAQAAAAPSLERWVDAMPFMHPSYADLRRAVAAARNSGDARAEAVLRVNLNRVRILPSSGRYVLVNIAAQRLYMYEDGRPADSMKVVVGQGRDDRKTPMMAGALTYASLNPYWNVPPDLVGDDVGIYVQKYGLGYLKSRGYQVLSDWGENPAVIDPATVDWQAVNDGKVRVRVRQLPGPRNVLGKIKYTFPNPYGVYLHDTSQPQLLTHEVRLFSGGCIRLEDAARLGRWLFGRSLKAASEEPDIKVPLDKPVPIYVAYLTAVPDGTSITYLEDVYGWDAKRLTESGAGSSLVAAN
- a CDS encoding energy transducer TonB, translating into MPYRATPSGADRTKAVVAVVAIYALIIGAVLLIPAGSPLRLGEDQPTALIDINEIPEPQPPPDEQPGKAKEEEGASGRKAEPTEVVVPKPKQVVPAKSPVAAAPVAGTGAESTAGAANAGIGPGAGGSGVGSGGGGTGGGGSPAQWISGGLQNSDYPRTALHDRLQGRVSVRFTVLTSGRIANCRITASSGSPLLDATTCRLLTKRLRFRPATTNSGVPIQSELGSDYTWGINFRRY
- a CDS encoding bifunctional sulfur carrier protein/thiazole synthase protein, whose product is MNVEYQVSKDIADSTDSWTVAGRSFTSRLIVGTGKYKDFEQNAAAVEASGAEIVTVAVRRVNISDPKQPMLMDFIDPKKITYLPNTAGCFTAEEAIRTLRLAREAGGWDLVKLEVLGEAKTLYPDMRETLRATEVLAKEGFQPMVYCVDDPIAARQLEEAGAVAIMPLGAPIGSGLGIQNLVTIRLIVEGAKVPVLVDAGVGTASDAAVAMELGCDGVLMNTAIAEAKDPIMMARAMKLAVESGRLAYLSGRMAKRRYADPSSPLAGLI
- a CDS encoding thiamine pyrophosphate-binding protein; translated protein: MSEISLRTGGRILVEQLKIQGCDRIFTVPGESFLAVLDAFHDAPEIDVVVCRQEGGVSYMADADGKMTGKPGVAFVTRGPGATNASAGVHVAFQDSTPMILFVGDLDRADRDREGFQEIDMAAFFGPICKWAARIDDARRIPEYVARAFRVATAGRPGPVVLAIPEDMLRDEVEAIDRPKIAPIAQPPCAGAMEAMFGLLKDATNPVAIIGGAGWDRDAAHHFATFAYRYGIPTAAAFRRQDAIDNDCAVYAGQLGYGPNPKLQQRIREADLLLVVGARLGESTTDGYKLVTPDHPDQLLIHVHPDPNELGRVFKADLPICADMGEFAEMAADWADPELVRFKDGEEAHKEWLEWSEPSPREEVALDLGPCVKAMRDALPDNTIICNGAGNFSGWWHRYWHYGVMPTQLAPTSGTMGYGLPASVAAALRFKDRPVVCVAGDGDFLMNGQELATAAQYGADLLVILVDNGAYGTIRMHQERDYPKRISATKLANPDFVKLAEAYGGWGERIDTTEGFAPALARSMERGGIRLLHCVTDVEVITNQTTISAIHAR
- the accC gene encoding acetyl-CoA carboxylase biotin carboxylase subunit, producing the protein MTIQKLLIANRGEIALRIHRACHELGIKTVAVHSTADADAMHVRLADEAVCIGPPPAKDSYLNVANIISAAEITHADAVHPGYGFLSENAQFAEIVESHNLIWVGPKPEHIRIMGDKIEAKNTAAKLGLPLVPGSPGPLHSVDEAKLIAREIGYPVLVKAASGGGGRGMKVVPSEDQLESLMGQASSEANAAFGDPTVYMEKYLGDPRHIEFQVFGDGNGKAIHLGERDCSIQRRHQKVIEEAPSPVISADQRAEMGALVAQAMAEMGYRGAGTIEFLYEDGKFYFIEMNTRLQVEHPVTELISDIDLVAEQIRVAQGDGLSVTQSQVQLHGHAIECRINAEDPQTFAPSPGLVKNYVAPGGMHVRVDSGLYAGYKVPPYYDSMIGKLIVYGIDRESCIRRLKRALEEFVVEGMKTTVPLHQRIIATDAFKTGDYTIKWLERWLDESPVPTPAE
- a CDS encoding protein-L-isoaspartate(D-aspartate) O-methyltransferase, translated to MANFAKLREEMVQRQIAARGLDDPKLLAAFRAVPREQFVGAEYAAYAYQDSPLPIESGQTISQPYIVALTIDAAEIKAGDKVLEVGAGSGYAAAVIGRIAGEVIAIERHDQLVGIARQRMERLGYANVRVVEGDGTLGWPEEAPFDVIVAAASGSHVPQSWIDQLKPGGRIVMPIGEPQSLQYLVKVTKQPNGSLKREELCPVRFVPLIGAEGFPG
- a CDS encoding class I SAM-dependent methyltransferase — encoded protein: MTATDTVFAGSIPAIYDLYMVPLVFAPYARLVGERASELAPRRILETAAGTGVVTEQLHRAVPTAEIVATDLNGPMLEQAALRVSGPNVRFSVADAQALPFDDASFDLVVCQFGVMFFPDKVGANSEAYRVLRDGGRYLLVIWDKIERNLATRTAGRAVADLFPGEELRFYERVPFRYHDVGQIEQDLLDAGFTDIELETVELNSHADSARDAAIALVQGTPVRSDIEQIDPGRLGEATDAAEAALRQYEGPDGFDAPMSARIVTAIK
- a CDS encoding type II 3-dehydroquinate dehydratase, encoding MATPPLIFVLNGPNLNLLGSREPEIYGSDTLDEIAERLSEQAGALGVSVEIRQSNHEGHLIDWLHEAQAVGARAVIINPGGYSHTSVALHDAVKAISTPVIEVHLSDPETRESFRHTDLVALAANQVIKGKGVTGYALALDAAARL